CACAATCCGCATCTGCTTCCAGACTACCTCCCAAGGAAGAGAACACAACTCCACCAAGATGATGTTGTCATCCACGCCATTCTTACTTGAATAGACTGATTTTTAAATCCATTCCCAATGCCTTGTTGGGGAAGGGTCTAAAGCTTCTTTATTCAGCGCTGACATTGTCGCCGCCGAGGCCAAGGCGATAAACAACCCAAAATCCTAAACTACTAGAGACTAAAATCTACATACACACAGACGACCTCGATCATCGGCGGTGGAGAGCCGCGAGGGACGGCAGTGGAAGAAAACGCCCCTGGACGAGATCACCTTTTTCTTTCTTCGTGGGGAAGAAAGAACAGCGATGCACGAAGAAAGAAGAGCGGTATCTGGTGGAGATGTAAGTGAGACGGCGAGTTGCCCAATTCAGCCTGCAATAAATCCGTTTCAGGCGTACACGCCAGAGCAGTGAAGCCCTCCCTCGTGGGGGGTACAGGTAGAGAGAGGCCCATGTGGGTCCAACAAAAGAGTCGATCGCAAGTGCCACGCAATCCGGGGTCGTAGATCGTTTTGTGTCTGCTCCTCCGCCACTCGTCTCCACCAGGGCACCCGGCCGGCTCCTCTGATCGCCGGCCGCCTCTGATCGCCGCCTTGCCTCCCGCCGGCCGCCGCTCGACCGCACCGCCGGATCATCCGCCAAGGTATGAATGCGCGCCGCCATTTGCGCAATGCGGCAATGCCAGTGCCCTAGTTACTCGCACACGGGGAAAAGGTTAGAGATCTTACATTCTGACGACCTGCAATGCCATTGCCAAACATTGGCACTTGATACATCCCATTTCATCCGTGATCGCCCGTCGCCGTCTCTTTGTTGGCCCCTCCCGTGTCCGAATCCTGCCTCCGCCCGGTCCCAATTTGAGCATTGCCTGAAATGTTTTCCCAAGTCTCCTCCGGCCGCCATTGCAGACGTGACGGATGCATTTGGTGCCAGGTACAGGCGCAACCGACCTGGCCTCCCGGACCCTCTCTGGCTCCGGCTGCTGCTCCATCGTGCATGCGTCGCAGACGGAGAAGGAAGAAGGACGAGGCGGCCACCACAAAGCCATGAAGAACGCATGGTGATGTCTCGTTTGGATTTTTATTCATTGCTTTTTCTTCTGGTATTTATGCCATCTGCATCTGCATGCATCTCACTCACCATCGGTTTGCTCTTGAGTTCTTTCTTACTCCTACAAGATTTTTCATCCATGCTGCTGTGATCTTTCAGGCAGGCAAACTCCGGCATGAGCACAATCAGCAGGGAGCCGGTGCTGTCCAAGACCACGGAGAGGGGGGAGAATGACAGGCTCGAGTACGCCGTGTCGTCCATGCAAGGTTACCGTGCCAACATGGAAGATGCTGTGAGTCACCATCCTAATATTATATGGTTTAACTTTGGTGAAATGCCGAAGCCTAACTTTCTGATCTTCTTTTTCCCCAGCATGCAGCTGTTGGAGATCTTGATGTTTCCACCGCCACATCGTTCTTTGGTGTTTATGATGGCCATGGAGGTTGGTGTTCACTATTCAGTTCCATCCTCTTGCGAAAAGCAGAATTCAGATATATGCATGATACCAATTTAGCTCCTGGAATTCACATAAATCCTTTACTTTTTGCAATAAGTGCCATTTACTACCATCTGAAATGTTTCTTGATACAGGACCTGCTGTATCGATGTTCTGTGCGAAACACTTCCATCTTGAGGTCCAGAAGCATCCACACTTCAATGACAGTCTTCGTATTGCGGTGGAGAGCGCGTTCTTCAGGTTATTTAGTAGCTAAGCAATTCATGCATCCTATGTGTTCTTTGAGGTTACGCAGTTTCTCCCGGAGTTTTCTGCCGATGCTACGATATTGTTTTGTTCATTGTGGTGCCTTTCACACATGCGTACGTGTGTCACATTTGTAATCGCTGTTGCTACTCGACTGTTGCAGAATGGATCAGATGATGATGACAGAGGAGGGACGGAGGGAATTATCTGAGTATAGCCCTGCTAATAATAATGCCAATATGAATTCGACTGTCAAGGATATGTTGCTCGGTTGTGCTTGTGTAAATATGAAGGTGCGTCTCATTTTATTTTTTACACACCCCCTCCAGTTATTTGTATGTAGAGATATGATGTTAAGAAAACACCTATTGTTTACTTCGGCTTGAGTTATTTGTCTGCAGAGACGCCCGGGGGCAGCAGATGTAGGAAGTACCGCTTGTGTGGCTGTCATCAGAGGAAACCAGATCATTGTTGGGAATGCTGGTGATTGCCGCTGCGTGCTCTCAAGGAATGGTCAGGTACTTCTCTTGTCAGTGTCTGGCTGGTACCCGATTCGCGCAGTATTTTGTTATAACTGTGACCTCTAATGGTGCCTGGTTTTATTTTGGTTGTGTTCTAAGGCAACTGTTTTGACCACCGATCACAAACCAAGTGTGCCGGCTGAAAGACGGAGAATAGAGAACGCAGGACGCTCTGTTGTAGTTACTGGAGGAGCCGGTCGCATCGATGGTGGAATCGCGGTCTCCAGATCGATCGGTAAAGTTATATCTTGTATGTTCGTTTTTTGAGTTTATCACATTGTAATTGGCATTTTGCTTGCATTTCAGGTGATATGAGGTACAAAAGCAATAGTCGGCTGACTCCTGCACTACAAGCACTGACTTGTTCTCCTGAGATTCGCGTAGTGAGTTACTGAATTGTCATAAAAATCTGTATGTTTGTCCTGCTGGATACGGTCTAATGGAAAATGACCCTTTTGCTGTTAGGAAAACATAACTGATGAAACTGAGTTCCTTGTTATGGCATGTGATGGAGTCTGGTAAGTTGTCAGCTAAATTATATCAGAAGCTTTGCTCGATCATTCTTTGTTCTAATGTATATAAATAGCTTCATGCATAGTAAATGCACTCGAAATGACAGTTAATTTCGACGGTTGTGTTTCTCTCTATTGTTTCGACATTCATTCTTTGTAGATTTCAGTTCAGTTAATTTTTCTTTGTTTTGAGCTAAGCTACATCATCACCATGTACATATCGTTCTTGTATGATTTGGATAGGTATAGAATACCGGAGTCTCTGCCGACCCCTTGTTGTGCTAGTACCTCATAATTGTTCCAGAAAAACTATAACTTGATTGCATGAATACGAATTTGACCTGGGCAGTTGGTTGGAAAAGGATAAAGAAATATGCTTGACTTACCATTGTAAAAACCCACTCTGAAGAACTTGGATATTAGTACTATTTTCACCCTGCATGTCGTTGGCAGTGAAGGAAACATGGTAAAGTGTAGATAGGAATTTGTGCTCTGCCTTCCCGGACATACCCACTGACATAACTTATCTATCTCCCAGCTCTTTGCTCTGTCTAAATTCACACACCTCTCGTTTTTTGCAGGGACGTCGTGCTAAACCAGGGCCTGGTTGAAATTATACGAAACAACATGAAATCTGTGAGCATTTCTTCTTGTTTCACCAGCATTTCTGCCTTTTTAGCTAATCAAATTCCCCTTTAGCTTGACATATATATTGCTGTGAccaacacacacatgcacacacagggGATGGACCTTGGGAAGAACTGCGAGGCCATCCTCGACATGTGCGTAGAGCCACCGCAACCGTCGGTCGACAACATGACCATCCTGCTGGTCCGGTTCAAGCACAAGGCGCCAGCGGCACCCGACCCGTCCCGAGCCGACGACGGGCCGCACGGCAAGCGCAAGAGCAAGGCCTCCATGGAACAGGGGGTGATGGACAACCTCAACAAGGCTACGCCGCCTACTGCAAGCGTGAAAGCAAAGCCCCGCAGAAGCTTCTGAACCCGATGAGCCACGCAGTCACAGAGTTAGTGATCTCCTTTGACTGATTTCGCTAGGATGATACTACATGAGTTAGAAGTTTGTCGTGCCGGggacggaggcgagacggaggcTTGGCTTGTGAAGTGACGCTTGGATGCACGCGTAATTTTCTTTACATTTTTTGTTCTCTTTTTGACTTTGAGGATCACGCCATAATTCTTTTGAACTGTCAACTGCATTCAGAACTTGGATATGCATATGCTCACTGATTAGTTATTCCGACAAGAAGATTCTGGAAAAGAAATCGCAACCAAAAGATTGTTGCAGTGGATGCAATTAGCAGCTGATGTTGCAGGAAAATGATGAGGTGGTCACAGAAGACAGTTCCCTCTGTGACCAGCATCACATTTCTGCAACTGCACTAGGAAGGATTACTAAGCAGAGAGTTGATTGGGGACAGAGGGGCTTTTACTCTGCATCGACGATGAGAATTGGCTAGTGAACAACTCTTACAAACAAACTGCTACTTCAACATACAAGAGAACTGCAACCCTGAAGCATGTTTCCTGAACTATTTCATACAAGAGCAAGCAAATCAAAATGCTGCAGAACCAGCGCAAGATACGTGCAGATTCAGATTCTCAGCTCTACCAGTTTCTCTGAACTGCGGTTTGGTGATGACTGCACTATCGAAATCCATGTACGCTAAATCAAAAGCTTTCAGGACGATACACACAGCAGCGATCCTGGATTGTTCTCATGACCGATGGAACGCGGCGAGACACGAGCCAGTCGTCCGGATGGACCACGATCCCCACACCCGTGCGCGCGCGGTCGGCATCAGCTAGGTCGAGCGCGCTTCCGCGGCGGGCCCTCGATGGAGCAGCCGACGCGCCTCCGGTCCTCTTCGCTGTAGTAGccgtcgtcctcctcgtccacgCCGAGGCCGCTGgagtcctcctcgtcggagctgcaagccggcggcggagggggcgccaccaccggctTCGTGAAGATCTTGCGGACCACGCAGTCCATGTCCGCCTTCGGGCCGGGCTGCGCGGCGCGGAAGGCGGCCGCGCCCTTGTTGAGCCGGTACTCCTTCATCAGCCACGGCGTCGGCGcccacgccgccccgccgtcgccgcccagcCGCGGCACGTGGAACGCGAACCTGCTTCGGAACGCGACCGCCTCCGCGGCCGCGCCGGCGCCGTGCACGTACCCCTTCTCGCGGCCGTAGCGCGCCCAGCACCCGCCCGGCGCAGGCAGCGCGTCGCCGCTGGCCTGGGCGCCGTAGAAGTAGCCCCACGCCTCCCCGTGCCGCCGCCTGGTGCTGGGGTGGAAGGGGAGCGCCGCGGGGCTCGCGGCGAAGACGTCCACGCCCTCCGCGACGTGCCCCGGGGTGGCGTCGCCCCGGAGCGCCTTGGGTGCGAGGTACTGCGTGATGATCTGGTGGCCGCTGGGCTCGAACGCGTGGCCCGGCGGCAGACTCCGCACGGCCGTTGCCATTGCCGCCAAGAACGAGCTTCTGGCCGAGATGAATCGAGGGTGGAAGTTTGTTAGGGAAGTTCGGGTGGTTTGGACTTTGGAGGGGAGAGGGGTTTAAGATGGAAGGTATTGGGTATGGGGCGATGAGCTATCATCAATTTTCTGTCCTTAACGGGATTTTCCGTTGAAGCAAAAAAACATCTCCATCTCAAAAAAGGTAACATGTCGACTAAAATCAGGAAATGTAAATCATATCTCTTTCGAAAAAAGAAAATACAAGTCGCATACATACATGCATAAATGTGGTTCTTGCTCGAAGGTTGCATAGGGATGCAAGTGAACAAGTCCACTAAGTCCACAACAGTCCTTAAAAAAAATATTTCCTCTAAAAAAAGAGCATATTTGTATTAGCACATTTAGAAAAGCAACAGATATTGGTTTATTTTTGGAGACACGAATGACCGCGGACGTCGGGACGCGTCCGCGTCCTCATGCATCCCTGGTAAATGGAGTGTATGCAACAACCCAGTTACACCACCTGGTATGGTTTCGACGACTCATTTTCGACCACATTAACACTACCCAATGCTCTTCCCCTCCCTCAACCTTATCTTTGTGTCATTGACGTCGGATCTAACGATCGCCTCCTACGCCTAATTATGGTGCTATGAGGAGTCGAGGACCAAACCACTGGCCtcagtggcggagcttgacaaAAATGCATGGGGAGGGGGGGGCAAAAAATTTAATGGCAATAAACTAGAACTTGTAGCCTTAAGACAGTTATATTTACATTACCTATCTTGGTTGCAAAGTACATGTATACTAAAAAAAACTAgaccaaaacatacatcttgtCTACTTGGATGCATATACTGTTGAGCCTTCAAATCTCAACGAGTCATTACCAAACCATGGAGGTTCTACGGGTCAGCCTGGTCGTCCTCCCTACACGGCGATGTCGCCGGCTACACGCGTGGCCCAGAATTGGAGCTCTTCGCTAGTCAGCGTCGAGCCTGTGTGGCGGCAGTCGTGTCGGATGAAATGGAGCAGCCGAGCGCCTGAGTAGCAATGCCCAAGGAGATGAAGCAGCAGCCGAGATGTGTATGCGTGAAGTTGAAGATGATGGGCATATGCATGCGTGCAAACATGGGATTAAGGCATACTAGCACCTCATAAAAATTAAATCTTGTTGGGGCTGGGGCCATGGCCCCCTCGGACTTCTACATAGCTCCGCCGGTGACTGGCCTCATTGATTGCCTCTTTGTTGCAAGATTTCTTATCGTTGGCATAACCATGCTCACACTTCCTCAACTGGGGAAGGACCTTCTCCGCAATGCTTGCCTACCACCTCATCATGCGCAAGAAGGGTGGAACCTCCTATGCACACATCTTGAAAACAAGGGTTTCAAACATGAACAGGATCTTCGCCTGACTTCTGTTTCATGTCCGCCTTAATTTTAGGCTGAATCTTGCTAACAAGAACATCTCAAACAACTCAAGATGTCCAGGATGCCACCATGAGCTAGAGGACTCCAGTCATATCCATCAAGTGTCCCTTCTCCGACACAGTCTGCCAACACATCAGTGTCTGCCCACCAACGTTGTGGCGGATCTTTGGGATCGGTTAGACCAGTCCTACTGGCCATTCATCCTACTTTTGATCCTGTGAAAAGTTTGGCACTCAAGGAATGCCAAGACCATTTAGGGCTAAGATGTTCTTAACAGTCTCCTAGTTGGTTACTTGTCGAGTAACATATTCACacacatgcccccccccccctccctccctctccccttccccatTCCTTAAAAAAAAGATAGTGTCAAACTCTACCAATTCAAACATTACAAACATCAATACTGCTCATGTTTTGAGCACTGGTATATAATGATCTAGACTTTTGTCCTCCTAATTAAAACATATGCCTCATATCTATTTGAGGGTACCGTAAAAGTCTTCAATCATCGTACATGGTCCTCACAGAAAATATGTTTTGGCATCATATCAGAGATGTAGATTGTTTTATCTTACTGTGAAAACAAATTTATATCCTCAATTTTCAAGAGACTTCATTTGATTTTTTTAAAGTGAGTCAAAATGTCTGAATTCATGCAAGTGTGCCCCACTCCATTGGTTTGCCCCACGATAGAAAGCAATATGGGTCCACCCCTGAAGGAAACAACCAATGCGCAATGACTACCATAagttttagggcatctccaacgctgactcCCTAACCGGATACCATATCTGTCCATGGACCAGTGAGGACCAGTCCATGGACACTGATGCGTGAGGCGACCATCCAAAGCTATCCCCTCCACTAGTAATGGCAATTTAAAATTCAAAATCCGTCCGATCACATAGTGCGCGCCGGATCACATCAGCCCCGATCACAATCAAAAAGGGGCAAGTATGCATAGTTTTAGATACCCGATCACAAAAGTATATCAGTCCGGCAGTTCCTGCAAAAAATGCCATGCCTGAACGGCAATCCGGGCCTCCACGCTCAAACTGTCGTTGCCACCGTCTCGGCCGCCTCCTTCTTTACTCTCTCCAAATGATCCTTCTGCCGCTTCAACATCTAGAAACAGACGGCTTGCACGGTTATCTTTGCGTCGTCGTCTAAATCCTACATCTTCAAGGTCAACATCTTTGTGTCCTCCGAAGCAGCTGCGATCTTAACcttcttctcttcgagcatggccTTCCTCTCTTCGATCTTGAGCATCTTCTTGGTAGCTAGATCGCTGGATGCTCCACCATCGCCGTGTCCGGCAGCTTCTCTTACGGGTCCATGCGTCGACAGCGATGAATAAGAACGGGAATTGAGTGGAGAGCGGTGGGATGGAAGAGGAGAGTGGGGAATTTTGCAGCGGAAACAGTGCAGTCAGCTACAAAAGCACGGGCTCCGCCTTAGTTTTGGGTGGCCCTGGGATGTCGGAGACCTGCGTGGCTAGCTAGTATCCGAACTCCCGCCAAGCCCCTGGTCTGGTTCCGGTTTGCGTGAAAACAACGGCCCGGACTGCTGATCGATGGGGGTCGCCGTTGGATGGCTTGTAGGGTCCGGACAGCTGCGTTTGAACGGATACAAGCGGTTGGGTGTCGGCGTTGAAGACGCCCAAGTATGGAAAGTGGATTATGTGTTTCAACTCTTTGAAGGAACAACCAAGCTCTCAATGGAATTCAACTATAGATAATGACTCGTCCGTTGCAACAAGAGTATAAATATTTTAGATGGTGTTTGGTTGGGTTGTGGATTTTTGAAAGCAGCTGCACAAAATCTCCTGAACAGCTATGAAAAATCTACCGTGAGAAGGCTATAGGCCATTTGGCAGCTCGTGATTTACGTGTGTCCAAATTAGTGTGGTTGTGCACAAACATTAAGATTTTATTTGATAAAATCAATAAGATGTTGGACAGCTGATGTGGTTTTCAAAGAAAATCAgagataaataaaacaaaaaaaatggagAGAGGAAGGGGAAAACGTGAAGGACTGAAACCTTACCGCGGAGAGAGATTCAGCGTAAGCGCAAGGAAACCAAAGTGAAATAGCACGTCAGTAAACAACGCCGCGTatcggcgcgcgcgcgcgcgcccggGTCCGGACCCAAAAACCTTTAGAAAACAGAATCCTACGCCGACCATAACTCCTTTCCGCATCTCGCCAACTAATTAATCGCTCGCCTGGACGATGCCACGAGCCTCTCCATCACGCGTAGCCAGCCACGCTATCGCAGACCACTCGACTCGAGGtcccggcgacggcgacgacggagcGAGGGCCCATGCCGGACCTGGCGACCCACCCCGACGGCGTCGCCTTCGCCTTCGCGGCCTCCACCTGCCACGGCGCCGTCCGCCTGCGCGCCTCCGGGCGGCGCACGCTGGCCGCCGACCTCCACGAGCACCAGCTCTTCGTCCACCTCGTCCTCGACCGCGGCGGCCGCCGCGTCCTCATGGGCAACAAGGGCGGCAGCGCCGCCGAGTTCCTGGGCATGGAGCCGCGCAGGCGGGCCGAGGCCGTCGCGCGCATCGTGGCGAGGGCCCGGTTGCCGCCAGCGTGCGCCGAGGCCGTGGAGCGGCTGTGCGTGGCCTCAGCGGCGTGCGGGCGGGAGAATGCGTGCGACGACGTGACGGTTGCCGTGGTCTGGAAGCTACGCGCCGGAGTGGGAACAGGGGACGCCGCCGGCGCAAATCTTCCGTCACATACGCCGTCCTCCGCGTTGAGCATCTCTAATTTGACTTGGTTGCTCGGCTACAGCTAGGTCCAGCACGGCTGTGATACATCGCCGATTCTTAGTTTTATTTGGACGTGTAAACTTCCAGCTGACCCTTGTAGGATTAACTGTTCATATGTAAGCCTAATCATCAACCTGATAGTTTCAGATACCACAGCTTTAGCTACAGATGCAAGCTTATGTCAATCACAACATCACATCGCAAAACGGCACTCTGTCTCATCGCCCAAAGACTTACCACAAACACACACAACATGAAATTGTGCAGCGATATGGTAGGCAATGGAGCCACTGAGGCCCTTTGCTAAGTAACAAGTACAAAATTACAGCTGATCATTGTAGGACTGTTAACTGTGCATATGTATGCCTAACCATGAACATGCAATGTAATTTCAGATACCACATCTGCTACTGATGCAACCAGTCAATcacaatatcacatcacaaaacgGCACTGTCTCATCGCCCAAAGCAGCAAAGACTTCAACAAACACACAACCAGCAAAACCGGGAAATTATACAGGAAATACAGTAAGTCGAAGGATGGTAAAGAAACCAACCAATATGGTAAGACCAAACGCAAAGCTCAAATTAGCATCAACACAAGTCACTTCGATTGCATCAAATTCATGAAAGTGTGCAGCGATATGGTAGGCAATGGAGCCACTAAGGCCCTTTGCTAAGTAACAACTACAAAATTCCAATAACATAAGAAACCACGACACAAGCGCCTACTGCAGGACCCTCCCTCTGGCTTATATGATGCCGATCTTGTTGGCCACGTCAAGAGCATCGTAGTCTGGTGTCAGCTTCACGTACGCCTTCTTCTTGCCATCAGGCCTGCAAAATTGCAAGTTTG
This region of Triticum aestivum cultivar Chinese Spring chromosome 2D, IWGSC CS RefSeq v2.1, whole genome shotgun sequence genomic DNA includes:
- the LOC123049573 gene encoding probable protein phosphatase 2C 42 produces the protein MKNAWQANSGMSTISREPVLSKTTERGENDRLEYAVSSMQGYRANMEDAHAAVGDLDVSTATSFFGVYDGHGGPAVSMFCAKHFHLEVQKHPHFNDSLRIAVESAFFRMDQMMMTEEGRRELSEYSPANNNANMNSTVKDMLLGCACVNMKRRPGAADVGSTACVAVIRGNQIIVGNAGDCRCVLSRNGQATVLTTDHKPSVPAERRRIENAGRSVVVTGGAGRIDGGIAVSRSIGDMRYKSNSRLTPALQALTCSPEIRVENITDETEFLVMACDGVWDVVLNQGLVEIIRNNMKSGMDLGKNCEAILDMCVEPPQPSVDNMTILLVRFKHKAPAAPDPSRADDGPHGKRKSKASMEQGVMDNLNKATPPTASVKAKPRRSF